The following proteins are co-located in the Candidatus Alcyoniella australis genome:
- a CDS encoding thiamine pyrophosphate-dependent enzyme produces the protein MSDYNVYAARLLPRSEFFTPGHRACQGCGPAIVLRQVAKALGRNTIVVNATGCMEIVVSPFPHSAWEIPWVHTLFENTAAVASGIEAGIKVLARRKRHFTDSGKINIIAIGGDGSTADIGMGCLSGALERGHDFIYLCYDNEAYMNTGIQRSSATPMGASTTTSPAGKASKGQFSRKKDLGYIAAAHHIPYVATVTPAHPFDLIDKLRKAAAVEGPAFIHAFAPCPTGWRCGADTTIKLARMAVDTGVFPLYEVVDGKWSLTHEIEDFEPLDEYLFAQGRFRHLKNDAEFVKQLECDVHQQYEEIRARTKAGA, from the coding sequence GTGAGCGACTACAACGTCTACGCTGCGCGGCTGCTGCCCCGTTCCGAGTTCTTCACCCCCGGGCACCGCGCTTGCCAAGGCTGCGGCCCGGCGATCGTGCTGCGCCAGGTGGCCAAGGCCCTGGGACGCAACACGATCGTGGTCAACGCCACCGGATGCATGGAGATCGTGGTCAGTCCGTTTCCGCATTCGGCCTGGGAGATCCCGTGGGTGCACACGCTGTTCGAGAACACAGCGGCAGTGGCCAGCGGCATTGAGGCCGGCATCAAGGTGCTGGCGCGGCGCAAGCGGCACTTCACCGACAGCGGCAAGATCAACATCATCGCCATCGGTGGAGACGGCAGCACCGCGGACATCGGTATGGGCTGCCTTTCCGGTGCGCTGGAGCGCGGCCACGACTTCATCTACCTGTGCTACGACAACGAGGCCTACATGAACACCGGCATCCAGCGCTCGAGCGCCACGCCGATGGGAGCCTCGACCACCACCAGCCCCGCGGGCAAGGCCAGCAAGGGCCAGTTCTCGCGCAAGAAGGACCTGGGCTACATTGCCGCGGCGCACCACATCCCGTACGTGGCCACGGTCACCCCGGCGCATCCCTTCGACCTGATCGACAAGCTGCGCAAGGCCGCAGCGGTCGAGGGCCCCGCGTTTATCCACGCCTTTGCTCCGTGCCCCACCGGCTGGCGCTGCGGTGCGGACACCACGATCAAACTCGCGCGGATGGCGGTCGATACCGGCGTGTTCCCGCTGTACGAGGTGGTGGACGGCAAGTGGAGTCTGACCCACGAGATCGAGGATTTCGAGCCGCTGGACGAATACCTGTTCGCCCAGGGGCGTTTCCGTCATCTGAAGAACGACGCCGAGTTCGTCAAGCAGCTCGAGTGCGACGTGCATCAACAATACGAAGAAATCCGCGCGCGCACCAAAGCAGGGGCATAG